gtttttgttCAAGGACAAGGGCCTATTAAAATGAtagaaaaaatgacatttagaTATCATTGTCACCAAAATCATAACACTAGGAGGCTTTTTTATTTTCTCTCATAGTCATTACCAAGTAGTCAATTTTTAGATCACTGCAATGACTAAACCAAAGTTCATTGACTGCCGTTCACAGGCGGATCGAGGGCGCAGCTCTGGCGGCCTCTGTCGGTCAGAGAGGGTAGTGCGGCACGCTGATGTGCTGGTGGAACGCGCCGTGATGCGCGCCGTATAGCATCTCCGAGGACGCGCCGCTCAGGCCCGTGCACAGCGGCTCGTGGTTGCTGAGGACCGTGGACAGATATTTTGCTTCTTCTGTGAGTCTCTTCACTTCCTTCCTGAGTGCCGCGTTTTCTTTCTCCAAATTTTCACTTTCCTGCAACACAAACAGAACCGCAAAAACATTACAAAGGGCGCGGGCACGAAGTGAAACTCCTGAGTGAGGTAAAAAATTTAGCTTAGATAGACAAGATCTCAAAAGAAACTTGCTGGGGAATCTGGGGGAGCCCGTCGTTCCCTGACTGAcacatatttaaataaatgtctaTGGCTGCATATCAGCCTAgcagatatataaataaatatgtgcACTATTTAAAGTTACCGTTCAAAAATTTAGAGTCACGTGACTGAAATATTTATCATCTAAATAACCAATAATAGATGTACCAATGAGGTTTAGggccaagctaaaataaaacatcttgagattaaagtcattatAATGCGATATTTAACAAGTCTTAATATTTagagaataaagtaaaaataacgagaataaagttgtaatatttaGATAGTAAAGtcaatataacgagaataaagtcatgaGGTTTCTGAAAAAGGTCAACATAACGAGATTTAACTCGTTGCAATACAAGATTAAAGTAATATaacaatattttaataacatattgactttattctcgaaatatTACTACTTTATACAcgttatattgactttattctcgaaatatTATGACTTCATTCTctttatattgactttattctcgaaatatTGCAActttatgactttattcttaaaacattacaactttattctcgttgTATTTACTTTTTTCTCGAAACATCACAACTCTTCTCGATATATTGACTCTGTTCTTGAAACATTACAACTTTATTATCGTTGTATTGACTTAATTCTCAAAacattacgactttattctcattttaTTCTTGAAACAGTACAattttattctcgttatattgactttattctctaAACATTACGACTATTCTCGTTGTATTGACTTTATTTTAGAAacattacgactttattctcgttatattgactttattcttaaaacattacaactttattcttgGTTTATTGACTATATTCTCGAAACATTGCAACTTTATTCTCGTTGTATTGACTTTATTCTTAGAACATTACAACTTTGTTCTCggtatattgactttattctcgaaacATTGCAACTTTATTCTCGTTGTATTGACTTTTTCTCGAAACGGCACAACATTTCTCGATATATTGACTTTGTTCTTGAAACATTACAACTTTATTATCGTTGTATTGACTTAATTCTCAAAacattacgactttattctcattttattgactttattctctaAACATTACGACTATTCTCGTTGTATTGACTTTATTTTAGAAacattacgactttattctcgttatattgactttattcttaaaacattacaactttattcttgGTTTATTGACTATATTCTCGAAACATTGCAACTTTATTCTCGTTGTATTGACTTTATTCTTAGaacattacaactttattctcggtatattgactttattctcgaaacATTGCAACTTTATTCTCGTTGTATTGACTTTTTCTCGAAACGGCACAACATTTCTCGATATATTGACTTTGTTCTTGAAACATTACAACTTTATTATCGTTGTATTGACTTAATTCTCAAAacattacgactttattctcattttattgactttattctctaAACATTACaactattctcgttatattgactttattcttgaaatatttaaattttattctcgttatattgactttattctcgttatattgactttattcttaaaacattacaactttattctcggtatattgactttattctcgaaacattgcaactttattctcgttgtattgactttattctcgaaaaATTACAGCTTTATCCTCGAAacattacgactttattctcgttgtattgactttattctcgaaacattacgactttattctcgttatattgactctctttttgaaaatgtacaactttattctcgttgtattgactttattctcgaaaaATTACATCTTTATCCTCGAAacattacgactttattctcgttgtattgactttattctcgaaaaattacaactttatcCTCGAAacattacgactttattcttgttatattgactctctttttgaaaatgtacaactttattctcgttgtattgactttattctcgaaaaattacaactttatcCTTGAAacattacgactttattcttgttatattgactttattctcgaaacattatgactttattcttattatattgactttattctcaaaatattacaactttattctcgttgtattgactttattttcaaaacattatgactttattctcattatatttactttattcttgaaatattatgactttataTCATTATATTGATTTATTTCTGTAATTCTATTCATTTTGACTTTTCTCTCGAAAAACTAGTAGTTAAATCTCGCATTATAATGACTATTGATTTATTTCCGTAATTCCGTAATTTTCTCTAAAACTAGTAGTTAAATCATGCATTataatgactttaatctcaagatgtttttattattatattttagcTTGGCCCTAATCCTTCTTGGTACTATAATAGTTTTAATTTGCTTTAATTTTTTGAAATTCTCATGTTATTCCATAGTTGTTCATgctagttcattgtgcattaactaatgatttaaaaaaaattattagtaaatgctgaaattaacatgaagtaAGATTGATCATtgctagttcatgttagctaatgcattgaCCCTAAACTTTTAAACAATAGtgaacatgcatatttatatctCTATAAAATAGTTTGCACCACAGCGTTGTTTTTACTCTCTATTTATTTACATGATAGTTCCCGCTCGCGCAGACGTCACCGATCTGTGAGCTTCACCTCTGCTAGATGCACCACTGCCTTCCAGTCACTCTGGGGTAAAACCCATCTGACAAACGTCATTCAAACTTATCTGCCCACGGGCCCATAGCGACACCTTACCAGAAATGACAGCTGAACACTCCCATAGACGGCCCACGTTTCTCAGGCAGGCCTCCAGCAAAAAACACAGCATGAGAAGACACTACAGGAAACGTGTCATACGCAGGGAAATTTCAGCTTCCTGTTTATCAAGCATAGCCGTGAAGAGCAAAACCGCGTATTACACTAAACGTAGACCAGAGACGACACACACAGAGCCTGTAGACTACCTCTTGGTGTACTCCTGAGCCTTTTTAAGTATACAACACTGGTGTCGTTATTTGGCCGGTGTTTAACAAACCACAACAgcaaatatacaaatatttatgcaatttttacATTACAAGCTACACATTTTTATCAGCACATTTgttggattcaaacccatgaccttttgcgctgctctaccactgagcaaAGCAGCTCTGAACTTTCCATACTCGTTCATCGACAATACATTCAAAGCAGAAATATAATGtcttcattttaaatttatgtgtttgtatttattttgggaatcgaacccatgatcGTAGTGTTGCAGAGGTTCGGACACAGCGGGGATCCAAGTTTTGCGAGTCGACCGGCTGATGTACATGAATGAAACATCTCTAGTTGACAACTGCACCAACATTTAATAGATCGACCAATTCATGCACTTATTAACTTATCGTATAGCTCACTAGGCGTGTGCTTAGTTTCagaaaaggtcatgggttcgaacccagggaacacacagtggctaaatgtatagcttgtaaaGTGCATAAATATAATGGAATGTAATTAGTTTTGATGAAATTAAAGCACAGCGTCATACCAGAAAGATTACAAACCAATGACCCAAGATGGTGTTGGTATAAAGGAGGTCAAATAAATACTGTTAAACTATCACTCCATCAGGCCTGAGAACCTCGCTAATAACCTTTTCAGATCTACTGACGTGCGACCTATATGTACTTTTCTCAAAAGCTGTACAACCACAAAAATGTAAAGATATGCGGTTCCTGGTAAGTGGCAGTCGGGGGAGCGTCTCCCACTTTGCGTTTAACCTGTTGAATTCAGGGGAAGTCAGATGAGGTCAGTGCGTGTATATGTGCATGTATTATCAGATAACGATACTCAGAACTGTTGTGGGGAAATGTAAAGAGGGACAGCAGGTCAACAAACTAATCAAACCTCTCTCTTCCTGTCagaatattactgtaagcagttGGTTTTAAAAGTAAATCGTTTTCTGCGAATCAAGTTTCTTAAGCTAAACAGTAACCAGAACTATTTAGCAGGTTCACCGTTTGATCACTCTCATGCACTTAAATATAAAAGGTGCCTTAtgagaagaaccatttttggctgaatgttTCACAGAAAGGTCCTTTGAAGTGATAAATGGTTCTTCTTTGGTATCattagcacctttatttttaaaagagtGCACAACTGAAGATAAGAATAAGTGTCGTGTGTATGCACTACATTGTGTGTCGTGTCCTTCAGTGGAATGAAAGCATATGAGTAATACCATAGGAAACACCCatataacacacaaacacagatcaTCAATGAAAGTGGTAGAGCGTTTGAGCGAGGGCCAAATTTAATCCAAGCGGTTTGATGACTGTTAGACAGACGTCTGCTAGTACACCTCATGCAATGGGTTGTTTCAAACCCAACCATCGATTTAAACGAACCTGGAAAAGGTTTATATTTCACCCAagcatttttttgtgcattttgtgcATTTCTTCAGGCGTACACAGAACAAGTCACGAGAAACGAGGATTGTTGTTCGTTCTTCGTGGTTCTTCACAAAACACTGAGAGAGTTTTTACTAGGATTCAGCCGAGCGTTTCACCCACACCATGTAATTGATGCCAGAATCTGAAGCAAACAAGACCAGAGCCACGACAAGTGTGAAACACGACAGAAGCCATGACGCATCACCACATGGTCAGTGCGGCTTCATGTAAATACAGTCACAGCAGATCAGCATCAAGCCTGAAACACAGCTGGACAAACTACATGTTACATGCTTTTCTGTGGTACgctttgtttgttttcattttatccTAATATTTTATGTCACTGTTTTACCTGATTATTTAAGGGCCTTTATTAGGGgccgtgcacaccaaagcttttaaacacgGTGCACGGTTGAAAACGCAGTCTGACGCCGactgccagcttttttcagcggagcgctttggttgcttcTGCTTTGTTAAATGATGCGTTGCTTGTTGTGATGTTTATCCCGCCCCTCCTTTACTGTGATTGGCCGATTTAGAACTGACTGAGATTTTCactcaaagtttttttttaaagcgcagtgcttccattggaaacaattataAACATACGCTGGTCGCCAGCTTAAATGCTTTGGACATAAACAACCATTCAATAAAAAAC
The nucleotide sequence above comes from Paramisgurnus dabryanus chromosome 12, PD_genome_1.1, whole genome shotgun sequence. Encoded proteins:
- the batf gene encoding basic leucine zipper transcriptional factor ATF-like yields the protein MAQGSDNNDTSYTKSPSPGNKQGSTDDVRKVMRREKNRIAAQKSRMRQTQKADSLHLESENLEKENAALRKEVKRLTEEAKYLSTVLSNHEPLCTGLSGASSEMLYGAHHGAFHQHISVPHYPL